In the genome of Polaribacter atrinae, one region contains:
- a CDS encoding glycoside hydrolase family 2 TIM barrel-domain containing protein, translated as MSKQNILVIICISFLFLSCKENKTSVIVDKIKFNNNWAFKRIENQNVDSLFFEKKIDTKNWDAVQLPHTTKVEPKIVNNQWQGISWYRKNFKLTNEMKNKKLFFKFEGAMNIAEVWVNEKKLIKHQGGYLPFMIDFTEVADFENENTIAVKLNNEDNPVTGPKPLKTLDFNTYGGIYRNVWLIAKNSLHITDPIYANKKASGGIFVSYPEVSEELAKIKIQTHVKNEDLGKNSFIIKNTLLKNDVEVISFESKEQILNSNQEQEFVNNLTIDNPELWSPNSPSLYLLKTEIIQDGKTVDKEITRIGIKTVKFIDQDLYLNGKKTFLRGVNRHQEYPYIGYALSDNANYRDAKKIKEAGFDYVRLSHYPQSNSFMDACDELGLVTIDAILGWQYFSKDKEFQEHVFQASKNLIRRDRNHASVLAWEVSLNESWMPESFIDKLTQIAHEEYPGDQCFTAGWQSYGYDIYLQARQHRLQHYDSTLTKPYNVSEYGDWEYYAMNAGLNQDDWSGLLQEERSSRQLRSAGEKALLQQARNIQEAHNDNLKTPAFADGYWVMYDYNRGYSNDLEASGIMDIFRVPKPSYYFYQSQRNYNDPFGKPVLYIANNWQENSPLEVSIFSNCDEVELFLNGKSLGRQKPDSNRVSDKLNHPPFTFSIAKFEKGTLEAKGYIDNEIIISDKRETPGKASTIKIKIDDDYQNLKNEDTDVFFVHAYVTDDNGILVADSTDKILFKVDGKAEIIGEESVIAEAGIASILVKTSDIKNVKIEANFHN; from the coding sequence ATGAGCAAACAGAATATTTTAGTTATTATTTGCATAAGCTTTTTATTTTTAAGCTGTAAAGAAAACAAAACTTCGGTTATTGTTGATAAAATAAAATTTAATAACAATTGGGCGTTTAAACGTATTGAAAATCAAAATGTAGATAGTTTATTTTTTGAAAAAAAAATAGATACTAAAAATTGGGATGCTGTTCAATTACCACATACAACAAAGGTTGAGCCAAAAATTGTAAACAATCAATGGCAAGGTATTTCTTGGTATCGTAAAAATTTTAAGCTTACCAATGAAATGAAAAATAAAAAATTATTTTTCAAATTTGAAGGAGCAATGAATATTGCTGAAGTTTGGGTAAACGAAAAAAAGCTTATCAAACATCAAGGTGGCTATTTACCTTTTATGATAGACTTTACAGAGGTAGCTGATTTCGAAAACGAAAATACAATTGCAGTTAAGTTAAATAATGAAGACAATCCAGTTACTGGGCCAAAACCACTTAAAACATTAGATTTTAATACGTATGGTGGTATCTATAGAAATGTTTGGTTAATCGCTAAAAATTCACTGCATATTACAGATCCTATTTACGCTAATAAAAAAGCTAGCGGAGGTATTTTTGTTTCTTATCCAGAAGTATCAGAAGAATTGGCTAAAATTAAAATTCAAACTCATGTTAAGAATGAAGATTTGGGTAAAAATTCATTCATCATAAAAAATACTTTACTTAAAAATGATGTAGAAGTTATTTCTTTTGAAAGTAAAGAACAAATTTTAAACTCAAATCAAGAACAAGAATTCGTTAATAATTTAACGATAGATAATCCAGAATTATGGTCGCCAAATTCACCAAGTTTATATCTTTTAAAAACAGAAATTATTCAAGATGGTAAAACTGTTGATAAAGAAATTACTAGAATAGGTATTAAAACTGTAAAGTTTATTGACCAAGATTTGTATTTAAATGGGAAAAAAACTTTCTTGAGAGGTGTTAACAGACATCAAGAATATCCTTATATAGGGTATGCACTTTCAGATAATGCAAATTATAGAGATGCCAAAAAAATAAAAGAAGCTGGATTTGATTATGTACGATTATCTCATTATCCACAAAGCAACTCTTTTATGGATGCTTGTGATGAATTAGGTTTAGTTACTATTGATGCTATTTTAGGTTGGCAATATTTTAGCAAAGACAAAGAATTTCAAGAGCATGTTTTTCAAGCTTCAAAAAATTTGATACGAAGAGATAGAAATCATGCATCTGTATTAGCTTGGGAAGTTTCTTTGAACGAATCTTGGATGCCAGAATCATTTATAGATAAACTAACCCAAATTGCGCACGAAGAATATCCAGGAGATCAATGTTTTACTGCAGGTTGGCAATCTTATGGATATGATATTTACTTACAAGCGCGCCAACACAGATTGCAACATTATGACTCTACTTTAACAAAACCATACAATGTTTCTGAATATGGAGATTGGGAATATTATGCCATGAATGCTGGTTTAAACCAAGATGATTGGAGTGGTTTACTGCAAGAAGAACGTTCTAGCAGACAATTAAGATCTGCAGGAGAAAAAGCATTATTGCAACAAGCAAGAAATATTCAAGAAGCACATAATGACAATTTAAAAACGCCAGCATTTGCTGATGGTTATTGGGTGATGTACGATTATAACAGAGGATATTCTAACGATTTAGAAGCCTCTGGAATTATGGATATTTTTAGAGTTCCAAAACCTTCTTATTACTTTTATCAAAGTCAGAGAAATTACAACGATCCCTTTGGGAAACCTGTTTTATATATTGCCAACAATTGGCAAGAAAACAGCCCATTAGAGGTCTCAATTTTTAGTAATTGTGATGAAGTGGAGTTGTTTTTAAATGGCAAAAGTTTAGGACGTCAAAAACCAGATAGCAATCGAGTTTCAGATAAATTAAACCATCCACCATTTACATTTTCTATAGCAAAATTTGAAAAAGGAACATTAGAGGCGAAAGGTTATATTGATAATGAAATCATAATATCTGATAAAAGAGAAACTCCAGGCAAAGCATCAACAATAAAAATTAAGATTGATGATGATTATCAAAATTTAAAAAATGAAGATACAGACGTATTTTTTGTCCATGCTTATGTTACAGATGATAATGGTATTCTTGTAGCTGATTCTACTGATAAAATTCTTTTCAAAGTTGATGGTAAAGCAGAAATAATAGGTGAAGAATCTGTTATTGCAGAAGCAGGAATTGCATCAATATTAGTAAAAACAAGTGATATAAAAAACGTGAAAATCGAAGCTAATTTTCATAATTAA
- a CDS encoding glycoside hydrolase family 53 protein: MISTKKITLILSLVFLSQTTFSQEYMVGADLSFVKEAEDKGFSFKENNIVKPGLDIFREHGYNWIRLRLFNSPKELPNDLEYTISLAKEAKKKGYKFLLDYHYSDTWADPQKQFVPKDWEGKTQKEVEQLVYEFTKETMIAFREANVYPDMVQIGNEISNGMIWPYGKLPENWDNLAALLKAGINGVYASIGNNSSPKIMIHIDKGGDKEFTKYWFDKLHTYNIKYDVIGQSYYPWWHGSLLDLRECLNFTALTYKKDIVLVETAYNHSPAEYINKKPPFPETAEGQKEFLEEVNNIILNIPENRGKGLFWWEPAAPNKGFSYRTYFDENGNVKPVINVFDKYVRH, translated from the coding sequence ATGATATCAACAAAAAAAATAACACTAATTTTATCTTTAGTATTTCTATCTCAAACAACATTTAGCCAAGAATATATGGTGGGTGCAGATTTATCATTTGTTAAAGAAGCAGAAGATAAAGGATTTTCTTTTAAGGAAAATAACATCGTAAAACCAGGATTAGACATTTTTAGAGAACATGGTTATAATTGGATACGATTGCGATTATTTAACTCTCCAAAAGAGCTTCCAAACGATTTAGAATATACAATTTCTTTAGCTAAAGAAGCAAAAAAGAAAGGCTATAAATTTTTGTTAGATTACCATTATTCAGATACTTGGGCAGATCCACAAAAACAATTTGTACCAAAAGACTGGGAAGGAAAAACCCAAAAAGAAGTAGAACAGTTGGTCTATGAATTTACCAAAGAAACTATGATTGCTTTTAGAGAAGCAAACGTATATCCAGATATGGTACAGATTGGAAATGAAATAAGTAATGGAATGATTTGGCCTTATGGAAAATTACCAGAAAATTGGGATAATTTAGCTGCTTTACTAAAAGCAGGTATCAATGGTGTTTACGCTAGCATTGGTAACAATTCATCACCAAAAATTATGATTCATATTGATAAAGGTGGTGATAAAGAATTCACTAAATATTGGTTTGATAAATTACATACATACAATATAAAATATGATGTAATTGGCCAATCTTATTATCCTTGGTGGCATGGAAGTTTGCTAGATTTAAGAGAATGTTTAAACTTTACAGCGTTAACCTATAAAAAAGATATTGTTCTTGTAGAAACAGCTTACAACCATAGTCCTGCAGAATATATTAATAAAAAACCTCCTTTTCCTGAAACTGCAGAAGGGCAAAAAGAATTTTTAGAAGAAGTAAATAACATTATATTAAACATACCAGAAAACAGAGGAAAAGGTCTTTTTTGGTGGGAACCTGCAGCACCAAACAAAGGTTTTTCTTACAGAACGTATTTTGATGAAAATGGAAATGTGAAGCCTGTAATAAATGTTTTCGATAAATATGTTAGACATTAA
- a CDS encoding glycoside hydrolase family 53 protein — MNKFLFTIVSLFFTCLLTGQSIEIISYGENPLEINPLLGSNLNINYKYTSESGSTGNHIYIGLEILDENNIYQSTVKEITLNNQPVGNNTQNSVSFFIGSINTLSENLPSGNYYQVKAILYASGGWSENASAGYWNTPALVLQDTSNTVLSTSPIAKGADISWMTEMESKGFEWKDNNGVKKELLPLLKEYQLDAVRLRVWVNPENSDANGWCDIEDLLKKAEKAKANNLDIMICIHYSDWWADPGKQNKPAAWSSYSVSQLETAVANHTTDILNALNVKGIIPKWVQVGNETSDGMLWTTGKPSTGGFANYAKFINAGLNAVKSFNTNIKTILHLATGNDNPLFRWNIGGLVNNGLNTNKLDIIGMSLYPNENNWKNMVDDTYNNMVDLKTRYQKDVMMVEIGFNANQSDISHQFVKYMIEKTKQAQGLGVFYWEPIAHNNWNSYSKGAWDSDGSPSIVMDAFKNETTLSVENLMDRNQQVFSVFPNPSNHSITLKSYILNIKSIKVYDINGRLIKNIKEESTTVTIDISELLTGIYILKINNSKSIKFLKK; from the coding sequence ATGAATAAATTTTTGTTTACAATAGTATCTCTTTTTTTTACCTGCTTACTAACAGGTCAATCTATAGAAATTATTTCTTATGGAGAAAACCCACTAGAAATTAATCCTTTATTAGGTAGTAATTTGAACATCAATTATAAGTATACAAGTGAATCTGGTTCTACAGGCAATCATATTTATATTGGCTTAGAAATTTTAGATGAAAATAACATCTATCAATCTACAGTAAAAGAAATTACGCTTAACAACCAACCTGTTGGTAATAATACCCAAAATTCGGTATCGTTTTTTATTGGGAGTATAAATACCTTATCAGAAAATTTACCAAGTGGAAATTACTATCAAGTAAAAGCTATTTTATACGCAAGTGGTGGTTGGTCAGAAAATGCATCAGCTGGTTATTGGAATACTCCTGCATTAGTTTTACAAGATACAAGCAATACTGTTTTAAGTACAAGCCCTATTGCTAAAGGCGCAGACATTAGTTGGATGACAGAAATGGAATCCAAAGGTTTTGAATGGAAAGATAACAATGGAGTAAAAAAAGAATTGTTACCATTACTAAAAGAATATCAACTAGATGCTGTAAGATTAAGAGTTTGGGTAAACCCAGAAAATTCTGATGCAAATGGCTGGTGTGATATTGAGGATTTACTAAAAAAAGCAGAAAAAGCTAAAGCAAATAATTTAGATATCATGATCTGTATTCATTATAGTGATTGGTGGGCAGATCCTGGAAAACAAAATAAACCTGCAGCTTGGTCTAGTTATTCTGTTTCTCAATTAGAAACGGCTGTAGCAAATCATACTACAGATATTTTAAACGCATTAAATGTAAAAGGAATCATACCAAAATGGGTTCAAGTTGGTAATGAAACGAGTGATGGAATGCTTTGGACAACAGGTAAACCTTCAACAGGTGGTTTTGCAAATTATGCTAAATTTATAAATGCTGGTTTAAATGCAGTTAAAAGTTTTAATACAAATATAAAAACGATACTACATCTTGCAACAGGAAATGATAATCCCTTATTTAGATGGAATATTGGAGGTTTAGTAAATAATGGTTTAAATACGAATAAACTAGATATTATAGGTATGTCCTTATATCCAAATGAAAACAATTGGAAAAATATGGTAGATGACACATACAATAATATGGTAGATTTAAAAACTCGTTATCAAAAAGATGTTATGATGGTAGAAATTGGGTTTAATGCAAATCAATCAGATATATCTCATCAATTTGTAAAATATATGATTGAAAAAACAAAACAAGCACAAGGTTTAGGTGTTTTTTATTGGGAACCAATCGCACATAATAATTGGAATTCATATTCCAAAGGTGCTTGGGATTCAGATGGAAGTCCATCTATTGTTATGGATGCTTTTAAAAATGAAACTACACTAAGTGTAGAAAATTTAATGGATAGAAATCAACAAGTGTTTTCTGTATTTCCAAACCCTAGTAATCATTCAATTACCCTAAAATCATATATATTAAACATAAAATCAATCAAAGTTTATGACATTAATGGTCGATTAATTAAAAATATTAAAGAAGAAAGTACTACTGTAACTATTGATATCTCTGAATTACTAACAGGTATTTATATCTTAAAAATCAATAATTCTAAATCAATAAAATTTCTTAAAAAATAA
- a CDS encoding IS3 family transposase (programmed frameshift) — protein sequence MAKRYDNELKVTIVELLQSGIKAKQISEDYVVAPSLISRWKKDYEAKSGDFSTKRELTKEEQELKALRKELRDVKMERDIFKKGSKHLFQERPIKYQFILSNETDFVVEKMCKCMRVSKNAYYNWLKNRRLVRAKNSVILLKERIKAIFEDSKEIYGSCRIQKMLEREDLNYCRSYIAILMKEMGLKSVLRRKFVNTTDSKHSFPLAKNELDREFSSSIIGEKWVSDITYIRVNNSWNYLTTIIDLADRKVVGWALSEDMTVQNTVLKAWVHARRTRDISNNFIFHSDRGVQYSANTMTNIFSFNSNITQSMSRKGNCWDNAVAESFFKTIKHEWLYRFKFKSYLQLFDKVSQYITWYNTKRIHSSLDYLTPLEMELKLKRIINNAA from the exons ATGGCAAAAAGATACGATAACGAATTAAAGGTTACAATAGTAGAACTATTGCAATCAGGAATCAAGGCAAAACAAATTAGCGAGGACTATGTTGTTGCTCCCAGCCTTATAAGTCGTTGGAAAAAGGATTATGAGGCTAAATCTGGAGACTTTTCCACGAAAAGGGAACTTACTAAAGAAGAGCAAGAACTTAAAGCGCTGCGTAAAGAATTACGTGATGTGAAAATGGAGCGTGATATTT TTAAAAAAGGCAGTAAGCATCTTTTCCAAGAGCGACCAATAAAATATCAATTCATATTATCAAATGAAACAGATTTTGTGGTTGAGAAGATGTGTAAATGTATGCGGGTCAGTAAAAATGCATATTACAATTGGCTTAAGAACAGGAGGTTAGTAAGAGCTAAAAACTCCGTAATACTCCTAAAAGAAAGGATTAAGGCAATTTTTGAAGACAGTAAAGAGATTTATGGAAGCTGTAGAATACAAAAAATGTTAGAACGAGAAGACCTGAATTATTGCCGTTCTTATATCGCAATATTGATGAAAGAAATGGGACTAAAAAGTGTTTTAAGAAGAAAGTTTGTAAACACAACAGATTCCAAGCATAGCTTTCCATTGGCTAAAAATGAACTGGATAGAGAATTTTCAAGTTCAATAATAGGAGAAAAATGGGTGTCAGATATTACTTATATTAGGGTAAATAACAGCTGGAATTACCTAACAACTATTATAGATTTAGCTGACAGAAAAGTAGTAGGATGGGCGTTAAGTGAAGACATGACGGTTCAAAATACAGTACTAAAAGCCTGGGTTCATGCTAGAAGAACAAGAGATATTTCAAATAACTTCATATTTCATTCTGACAGAGGGGTTCAATATTCAGCTAATACAATGACTAATATCTTTTCTTTCAATAGCAATATAACACAATCCATGAGCAGGAAAGGGAACTGTTGGGATAATGCAGTAGCGGAAAGCTTTTTCAAGACTATTAAACACGAATGGCTGTATCGCTTTAAATTTAAATCTTACTTGCAATTATTTGACAAAGTAAGCCAATACATTACTTGGTATAACACAAAGAGAATTCATTCAAGCCTGGATTATTTAACACCATTAGAAATGGAACTAAAACTAAAACGAATTATCAACAATGCGGCCTAA
- a CDS encoding sulfatase, with translation MRILLLFISLSFLFTSCNQKEKEVFAQKPNIIFLSIDDLRADLGVYGNEEIKTPNIDALAATSMVMLNTHAQAAVCAPSRASAMLGYRPDSTRVWHLGDKFREINPDAVTMPQYFNKAGYYTVNIGKIFHNYMPDSISWDEPDLKPFPYNTKEYAKRDAETYYYTEAALEDQKVKRASLLEKRKGRKVYGDGWNRGPAIESADAPDSLYYDALQTTLALKTIDRIKDKKEPFFLGLGFYRPHLPFVAPKKYWDLYPAGSVSPAANPKLPKNAPVMSANANYELRAYTNPTKIGRPEDEPLPEKYADSLKRGYYASVSFIDACVGKLVAGLKERGLYENTVIVLWGDHGWKLGDHNGCGKMTNFYIDTHVPLIIKGAYQKEGKRIEALSELVDMFPTLCDLTGVAKADYFEGTSLMPVFENPDLEWKDAVFTQFRRRPKVSKDGQEYMGYSMQTKQYHYIEWYHWDNVKKEKGDFAATELYDHFVDPNETENVAGVSDKTEIIKSLSIQLSKGWKGALPKNIN, from the coding sequence ATGAGAATTTTACTATTGTTTATTTCTTTATCTTTTCTATTTACGTCTTGTAATCAAAAAGAAAAAGAAGTTTTTGCACAAAAACCGAATATCATTTTTTTATCAATAGATGATTTAAGAGCAGATCTAGGAGTTTATGGAAATGAAGAAATAAAAACACCAAATATTGATGCTTTAGCAGCAACGTCTATGGTAATGTTAAATACACATGCACAGGCGGCAGTTTGTGCGCCATCAAGAGCAAGTGCTATGTTGGGTTATAGGCCAGATTCTACAAGAGTTTGGCATTTAGGCGATAAATTTAGAGAGATAAATCCCGATGCTGTTACCATGCCTCAATACTTTAATAAGGCAGGATATTACACGGTAAATATTGGTAAAATTTTTCATAATTATATGCCAGATTCTATTTCTTGGGACGAGCCGGATTTAAAGCCTTTTCCTTATAATACTAAAGAGTATGCAAAAAGAGATGCCGAAACTTATTACTATACAGAAGCAGCATTAGAAGATCAAAAAGTAAAAAGAGCTAGTTTATTAGAGAAAAGAAAAGGAAGAAAAGTTTATGGTGATGGTTGGAACAGAGGTCCTGCTATAGAAAGTGCAGACGCTCCAGATTCTTTATACTATGATGCACTGCAAACAACATTGGCTTTAAAAACCATAGATAGAATTAAAGATAAAAAAGAACCCTTTTTTTTAGGCTTAGGTTTTTATAGACCACATTTACCATTTGTAGCTCCAAAAAAATATTGGGATTTATATCCTGCCGGATCAGTTTCTCCTGCAGCAAATCCGAAGTTACCAAAAAATGCACCTGTAATGTCTGCAAATGCAAATTACGAATTACGAGCATATACAAATCCAACCAAAATTGGTCGTCCAGAAGATGAACCTTTACCAGAGAAATATGCAGATTCTTTAAAAAGGGGATATTATGCAAGTGTAAGTTTTATTGATGCTTGCGTAGGTAAATTGGTAGCAGGATTAAAAGAACGTGGTTTGTATGAAAATACAGTAATTGTTCTTTGGGGAGATCATGGTTGGAAATTAGGAGATCATAACGGTTGTGGAAAAATGACTAATTTTTATATTGATACTCATGTGCCGTTAATTATAAAAGGAGCATATCAGAAAGAAGGAAAACGTATTGAAGCACTTTCTGAATTGGTAGATATGTTTCCTACGCTATGCGATTTAACAGGTGTTGCTAAAGCAGATTATTTTGAAGGAACAAGTTTAATGCCTGTTTTTGAAAATCCGGATTTAGAATGGAAAGATGCTGTTTTTACTCAGTTTAGAAGAAGACCAAAAGTATCTAAAGATGGGCAAGAATATATGGGGTATTCAATGCAAACAAAACAATACCATTATATAGAGTGGTATCATTGGGATAATGTGAAAAAAGAAAAAGGAGATTTTGCAGCTACAGAATTGTACGACCATTTTGTAGATCCTAACGAAACAGAAAATGTTGCTGGGGTTTCTGATAAAACTGAAATAATAAAAAGTTTATCTATTCAATTATCAAAAGGATGGAAAGGGGCTTTACCTAAAAATATAAATTAA
- a CDS encoding LysR family transcriptional regulator: MSNQIEYRHIRYFLAVAETLHFRKAAEKLYISQPGLTRQIKNMEDDLGVKLFDRHNRKVELTKTGEYLRKELTRNLNELTEILDFAKLVNNGIEGNLNFGYVGSAMKKIIPQLLLRLKEEYENVVFNLKEMNNQQQIEQLLSNEIDVGFVRLDRVPTGLGICEVLKEPFCLVLPIEHPLNSDNFKSLIQLEKEPFIMFDSSDSPSYYEKVMQLFDDSGFSPIVSHSTIHAASIYSLVENGLGISIVPASLTLTDNKKVKFIVLDKMTQRTSLSVIWNKNNKNPSLQHLLKFIEENLRKITKEKLTN; this comes from the coding sequence ATGAGTAATCAAATAGAATATAGACACATTCGTTATTTTTTAGCTGTTGCAGAAACACTTCATTTTAGAAAGGCGGCAGAGAAATTATATATTTCTCAACCTGGTTTAACAAGACAGATTAAAAATATGGAAGATGATTTAGGCGTAAAGCTATTTGATCGTCATAATAGAAAAGTTGAGTTAACAAAAACTGGCGAATATTTAAGAAAAGAATTAACTCGTAATTTAAATGAGTTGACCGAAATTTTAGATTTTGCAAAATTGGTAAATAACGGTATTGAGGGAAATTTGAATTTTGGATACGTGGGTTCTGCCATGAAAAAAATAATACCTCAATTACTGTTGAGGTTAAAGGAAGAATATGAAAATGTTGTTTTTAATTTAAAGGAAATGAACAACCAACAACAAATAGAACAATTGCTTTCTAATGAAATTGATGTTGGTTTTGTTCGTTTAGATAGAGTGCCAACTGGTTTAGGGATTTGCGAAGTTTTAAAAGAACCTTTTTGTTTGGTGCTGCCCATAGAACATCCGCTGAATAGCGACAATTTTAAAAGTTTAATTCAATTAGAAAAAGAACCATTTATTATGTTCGATTCTTCTGATAGCCCTTCTTATTACGAAAAAGTAATGCAACTTTTTGATGATAGTGGTTTTTCTCCCATCGTTTCTCATAGTACCATACATGCAGCTTCTATATATAGTTTAGTAGAAAATGGTTTGGGTATTTCTATTGTACCAGCATCTTTAACGTTAACGGATAATAAGAAAGTGAAATTTATAGTACTAGATAAAATGACGCAAAGAACGTCTCTCTCTGTGATTTGGAATAAAAATAACAAAAACCCTTCATTACAACATTTGTTAAAGTTTATTGAAGAAAATTTACGAAAAATTACTAAAGAAAAATTAACGAATTAA
- the hutH gene encoding histidine ammonia-lyase produces MFLYGIDRLTVDKVIAIANGSLKAILNEEAIDNINKCREKVEIMASSDKAIYGINTGFGPLCDTQISPKDTSKLQTNLLITHAVGVGEPIQKELSKIMMICKVHALSQGYSGVRLTLIERIIFFIENNILPVVPEKGSVGASGDLAPLSHLFLPIIGEGECWVGNTIISTNKIYETHHLTPLTLQAKEGLGLINGTQFILAHAIKALQRMEYLLDLADLSGAMVLEGFQGSASPFRKELHEIRPFAGSIKVAKRMRMFLKDSQNVENHFECDRVQDPYSVRCIPQVHGASRNAFQHLNELAEIEMNSVTDNPIVLSDTEAISGGNFHGQPLAMALDYTSIAASELGNIADRRCFLLLEGKYGLPRLLTKSGGLNSGYMIPQYTTAALVTENKSLCFPPSADSIPTSLGQEDHVSMGSISGRKLNQILNNVEMILAIELMYAAQAMEFRRPNQFSTIIEENFKIVRQKVAKLEEDRILKDDINEMILLVRNKAFIVK; encoded by the coding sequence ATGTTTTTATACGGAATAGATAGACTTACAGTCGATAAAGTTATTGCCATTGCCAACGGAAGTTTAAAAGCTATTTTAAATGAGGAAGCAATCGACAACATCAATAAATGTAGAGAAAAAGTTGAAATTATGGCAAGTTCCGACAAAGCCATTTACGGAATTAACACCGGTTTCGGGCCATTATGTGACACACAAATATCACCAAAAGACACTAGTAAATTACAAACAAACCTACTGATAACGCACGCTGTTGGCGTAGGTGAACCGATACAGAAAGAACTCTCTAAAATAATGATGATTTGCAAAGTACATGCATTATCTCAAGGTTATTCTGGAGTTCGATTAACACTTATTGAGCGTATTATTTTCTTTATTGAAAACAATATTTTACCTGTTGTACCAGAAAAAGGTTCCGTAGGTGCTTCCGGAGATTTAGCGCCTCTATCTCACTTATTCTTACCAATAATTGGCGAAGGAGAATGTTGGGTTGGCAATACTATTATATCCACCAATAAAATATACGAAACACATCATTTAACACCATTAACACTCCAAGCAAAAGAAGGTTTAGGTTTAATAAATGGCACACAATTTATTTTAGCGCACGCCATTAAAGCATTACAAAGAATGGAGTATTTACTCGATTTAGCAGATTTATCTGGAGCAATGGTTTTAGAAGGTTTTCAGGGAAGTGCTTCTCCTTTTAGAAAAGAATTACACGAAATAAGACCTTTTGCAGGAAGCATAAAGGTAGCAAAACGTATGAGAATGTTTTTAAAGGATTCTCAGAATGTAGAAAACCATTTCGAATGTGATAGAGTTCAAGATCCGTATTCTGTAAGATGTATACCACAAGTTCACGGAGCCTCTAGAAATGCATTTCAGCACTTAAATGAATTGGCAGAAATAGAAATGAATTCTGTAACAGACAATCCTATTGTATTAAGTGATACAGAAGCTATTTCTGGAGGAAATTTTCATGGACAACCTTTAGCAATGGCGTTAGATTACACTTCTATTGCTGCATCAGAATTAGGAAACATTGCAGACAGAAGGTGTTTTTTACTTTTAGAAGGCAAATATGGCTTACCAAGATTACTTACAAAAAGTGGTGGCTTAAACTCTGGTTATATGATTCCGCAATACACAACAGCAGCCTTAGTTACAGAAAACAAATCGTTATGCTTCCCTCCTTCTGCAGACAGTATTCCTACATCTTTAGGGCAAGAAGATCATGTTTCTATGGGAAGTATTTCTGGACGAAAATTAAATCAAATTCTTAATAATGTAGAAATGATTTTAGCCATAGAGTTAATGTACGCAGCACAAGCAATGGAATTTAGAAGACCTAATCAATTTTCTACCATTATTGAAGAAAATTTTAAAATTGTAAGACAAAAAGTAGCGAAATTAGAAGAAGACCGCATACTTAAAGACGACATTAATGAAATGATATTGTTAGTAAGAAATAAGGCATTCATTGTAAAATAA